ttgaagaaaatagaagaagatcaGCTGGTGCAGATTTTGAAGAGACACAAAGCTGCAATTGGATGACACATATCTAACTTGAAAGGAATTAGTCCATCTTATTGCATGCACAAAATCAATATGGAAGCTGATTACAAACCAGTGAGACAACCTCAAAGAAGACTGAACCCAATCACGAAACAAGAGGTGCGTAAAGAGGTGCTTAAGTTGTTGGAAGCATACCTTATTTACCCCATCTCGGATAGTGCATGGGTTAGCCCTGTGCAGGTTGTCCCTAAGAAAGGAGGTATGACaatcattaaaaatgataaagatgAGTTAATATCCACAAGGACTGTCACCAGGTGGAGAATGTGCATTGACTATCGGAAACTGAATGATGTCACTCGAAAGGACCATTATCCACTCCCTTCATGGACCATATGCTTGAAAGACTCGCAGGGAAATCCTATTATTGTTTTCTGGATGGGTATTCTGGCTATAATCAGATTGTTGTAGATCccaaagatcaagagaagactaCTTTCACCTGCCCTTTTGGTGTATTCACATATCAACACATGCCTTATAGTCTGTGCAATGCCCCAACTACATTTCAGAGGTGTATGATGGCAATTTTTTCTGATATGGTGGAAAAATGAATTGATGTTTTCATGGACGATTTCTCTATTTTTGGGCCATCTTTTGAGGGGTGCCTATTAAATCTTGAAAGAGTATTACAGAGATGTGAAGAGTCCAATCTAGTTCTCAATTGGGAGAAATGCcatttcatggttcaagaaggaATAGTGATGGGGCATAAAATTTCAGTAAGGGGAATAAAGGTGGACAAGGAAAAGATTGATGTAATTGAGAAACTTCCTCCTCCAATGAATGTTAAGGAAGTGAGAAGTTTCTTAGGACATGCAGGGTTCTATAGGCGATTCAAaaaagatttctcaaaagtttCCAAACCACTTAGCAATCTGTTGAATAAAGATGTTGCTTTGGTGTTCGATGAAGAGTGCATGGAAGCATTTAATGATCTGAAAACCAGATTAGTGTCTACTCCAGTCATTACAACACCAGATTGGGGACAAGAATTTAAGTTGATGTGTGATGTGAGTGACTATGCCGTAGGTGCAGTGCTTGGACAACGGAAGGGAAAaatttttcatgctatatacTACGCCAGCAAGGTTCCAAATGATGCACAGGTGAACTATGCTACCACAGAAAAAGAAATGCTGGCAATTGTCTATGCACTTGAAAATTTTAGATCTTATTTGGCAGGTTCAAGAGTTATCATCTACACCGATCATGCAACTATTAAATATTTGCTCAACAAGGCTGATTCCAAACCCAGATTGATAAGATGGATCTTGCTGTTGTAAGAATTTGATTTGGTGATTCAAGATAAAAAGGGATCGGAAAACGTTATAGCTGACCATTTGTCTAGATTGGTGAATGAGGAAGTCGCATCGAAAGAAGCTAAAGTGAGAGATGAATTCCCTGATGAATCATTATTCTTGGTGAATGAGAGACCTTGGTTTGCCAATATGGCCAACTTCAAAGCTGCAGGAATCATCCCAAAGGACTTAACTTGGCAGCAGAGGAAGAAATTCCTACATGATGCTCGATTCTATATCTGGGATGATCCGCACTTGTTCAAGATAGGAGCTGACAATCTCCTACGAAGATGTGTGACACAAGAAGAGGCCAAGAACATATTATGGCATTGCCACAATTCTCCATGTGGCGGCCATTATGATGGAGAAAAGACGGTGACCAAGGTTTTGTAATCTGGATTCTTTTGGCCCACTCTTTTCAAAGATGCTCACCAGCATGTGCAACACTATGATCAATGTCAGAGGATGAGGGGTATataaagaagaaatgaaatgccTCTATAGAATATTATGGAGGTTGAGGTATTCGATTGTTGGGGGATTGATTTTGTAGGTCCCTTCCCTTCGTCTTTTGGCAATGAATATATACTAGTGGCTATTGACTATGTCTCTAAATAGGTTGAAGTAGTGGCTACCCTGCATAATGATGCTTAGACTGTGGTAAAGTTTCTGAAGAAGAACATTTTCTCAATATTTAGGGTGCCCAGAATTCTGATTAGCGATGGAGGGACACACTTCTGTAATAATCAGCTATAGAAGGTGTTGAAGCAATATAATGTGACACACAAAGTAGCATCACCTTAtcacccccagactaatgggCAAGTAGAAGTATCGAATAGGgaattgaaaaagattttgGAGAAGACTATAGCTTCTACTAGAAAGGACTGGTCAATCAAATTAGATGATGCCTTATGGGCGTACATAACAACATTCAAGACTCCGATAGGCTTATCTCCATTTCAGATGGTGTATGGCAAGTCTTGTCACTTACCAGCGGAGATGGAATATAAAGCATACTGGGCCTTGAAGTTTTTGAACTTTGACGAAGCCGCATCCAGAGAACAAAGGAGGCTGCAACTTTTGGAGTTGGAAGAGATGAGATTAACTGCTTATGAATCTTCTAAGCTGTATAAAGAAAGGATAAAAAAGTATCATGATAAAAAGCTGCTCAAGAAGGACTTTCAGCCAGGACAACAGGTGTTGCTTTTCAACTCAAAACTTAAATTGTTTCCTGGAAAGCTTAAATCGAAATGGTCTGGACCATTTACCATCAAGAAAGTCCGACCATATGGAGCAATGGAGCAGTGGAGCTTTGTGATCCTCAATCTAAAGACCCTGACAAGACATGGGTAGTGAACGAACAAAGGTTGAAGCAATATCATGGTGGAGCTATGGAAAGATTGAATACTGTTCTACACTTCAAACCAGAATAACAGGATGATGCgccaagctaatgacgttaaaaaaGCACTTATTGGGAGGTAACccaacttttctttcccttttctctttttcattatgTATGtcttgcatgtagttaggatagttgcttgtgattgtgattaaaTTTTCAGCTTGTTTAGTAGTGAACAAGGGGTTTTTTAAGCCTAGGTGAAGAGATGGACAAAAAAGACTAAGAAAATTTTTCAGTTGTCCATCTGCTAAGTGCAACCCTTGCGCTAAGCACCATttcttcatgcgctaagcctgaGCTTTCTTGCGCTAAGCGCTTAGACCCCTGGCTAGTTGGCTGAATAGTTCAACTAAGCGCACATCATTGCACTAAGCCCAACATATTCACTGGAAGTAAACTTTGAGAAGTCAGCTTAGCAGAGATGATGTGCTAAGTGTCACtttttctctataaaaaaaattattgtagcaGCGCTAAGTGCGCTGTCCTGATCTAAGCCCCACATCCATTCTAGAATTGAACTTTCACAAGTTGGGCTTAGCGGCAAGATGTGCTAAGCGCCAATCCCTTACTATTTCTGAAATGCTTGGAAGTGCGCTTAGCGTGCTtgttgcgctaagcctgaactactctttgtaagttgaagcttgattgCGTGCTAAGCCTTTCATCTCAGGCTAAGCGCATTTTGcagaaaaattttgttttgcagaAAGCACTAAACGCAGCCTGCAGCGCTAAGCCCCAGATCCTCTCTAGAATTTGaaacttcaagttgggcttcGGGCGAGGTTAGGCTAAGCGCATGGGCTTTAAACTCAAATGTCACGTTGGCACGCTAAGCGCGCCAAAAGaaaaatgctaaataaaatagaaCTGGCAATGGCAGTTACCTTTACACCAAAGCTTTTTTCTATGCTTGTCCCCTTGTGCTTTTGTGCTTTCTTCTGCCTGTATTTCAAGTCATCCTTGCATCATTCTTGCTTTCATCTTACATCCTTCACTTCAATCCAAGTAAGTTgatgtttattttcatttgcttttcatgctttgaaccttaggatagatgaATTCTTGCTTTGTTAGCTTGCATTGCTGTTTAGGTTAGGGTTTTTAGCTTTAGGGTTTGCTATTTTAGGATTTAAGTTAAGTTTTAAGCCCATTAGGGGAAATGCTACTAAAAGGGGTGAGGACCCCTGTGTTTCTGCTAGAAATTGTGATGAACGTGCTAAGCGCGCCTGCTGCGCTTAGCCTGTTCATCGCAATTGATGAATTTGTAGGTTTCCAGATGATTGCGCTAAGCACATTCATCCTTCTGATGAGTTTCATTGATGAACCCGCTAAGTGcgtctgtgcgctaagcgagactAATGTTTTAGACATTTaggatttttgaaatttttggatCAGCGCTAAGCTTGACCTGTCAGGCTAAGCGCCactttgcttctgtttttcaacCTTTGAATAAGGCTAAGAACACCCTGCTGCACTAAGCCCTTGTTATGTTTCATGGAGGTTGAGCTAAGAGCGCTCTGCTGCGCTAAGCTCAACTCTCTTACTGTCTTTAAGCTTTTGTGATTAGGCTAAGCATGCcttgtgcgctaagcctgagtGTCATTCTGGTGAGGCTGTGCTAAGCGCACCTGCTGCGCTAAGCTCAAGTCctcttttgttttataaattgtAGATTTAGGCTAAGCCTAGCATGTTGCACTAAGTCAAATATGCAGAAAAACATTTTCTGTGTCTTCAGGCTAAGCGCGTGCCTGTCGTGCTTAGCCCACGAGTAAATTTGCATAAGGCACGCTAAGCccagcatgctgcgctaagtgCCCAGTTTAGTTTTCAgttttaattttctgtttttgatgaaaataatgtTGTGTAACCCTGTGGtttgattttattctttcaaatggcatcaaagaagagaaaggcacTTGCCACACCTTCCCAAGTCCGATATGACCGATCTAGGTTCACTTCTCCTAAGGCTTGGGAAAGGTACACTGATATTGTGTTACCCAGAAAGATACTCCTTGAGCAAAATGTGGTAATCTACCACACTGAGTTTGATGAGTTCAAGGAAGAActagagagaagaaaatgggaTGAGGAATTGACCAATTTTGATGAAGGCAGCATTGATGTTACcattgtgaaagaattctatgcTAACCTCTATGATCCAGAGGACAAATCACCAAAACAGGTAAGGGTCAGAggtcatttgataaaatttcatGAAGACTCCCTTAACACCTTTTTAAAGACCCCTGTGATCATTGAGGAGGGGGAAAATTTATCTGCTTATTCCAGGTTTGCACTCCTAAGGCCTAATCCTCAAGAGTTGGCTACTAAGCTCTGCATCCCAGGGAGGGGATTTGAGCTGAATGCTGATGGTCAGCCTCTGAAGATTTTAAGGAAGTCACATCAGATTCCAGATCTTTGGAGAGTCTTAGCCCTGCCATTAACTTGGCATATATAAAGAAGAATTGTTGaaatctagatgatccaacagtGACATTCAGAGGGCCAAGGAAGGCTAGGGGTAAAGGATCTGAGGCTCCCCCTACTTCAGCAACACCAGATGCTTCTACTCCTTCTTCATCTACTTTACCAGATCCTTCAGCACTATCCACTTCGACTCCACATCTTCCACAATTTCCAATTCAGCTCCCAGCTTCTTATGCTCCTGCATTAGATTTCTTGTTTACCGTAGAGATGCTTCACTCCATGATGCATAGCCTCCATAGAGGACATGTTATTCTTATGCAGAGTTTTCAGAGTCTAGGCCTGCCTTCTATTATGCCTATGGAGGATTTCCATGCacaggtggcctggccaggagtccaTCCTTCTCCTTCTGGAGGGGGGGGGGGCCTTGGCAGCCCAAGAACTTGACTCTGCTAAGCCAGTGGAGGAGCACACAGAGGAGCAGGCAGCAGAGGAGCCAACTTTAGCAGAGGATGAGCTCATTCCTCTTGAGCCCTTTTCATTTGCTGCAAATACATCTATGGCTCAGGAAGAGGAGACTTCTCCAAATCCCATGGCAGAGCCATTCCTTGCACCTATATCTGAGGACACCATGCTATCAGCACCAGCCATGGAGCCAGAGCAGCCCATTCTTCAGGATGTACCAGCTGTTCTGATGTTGGATCTTAATGAGCATGCAGAGGACTACTCGCAGGAGGATTGACAGGATCTTTATCTTCTTGTCTTGCattttgaacaatttattttgatcagtttatttagtttatgctttatgttttagttatttaaattttagtcttttaaatttcagttgttTTAGTTGTTTGTACAAAAGCATGTTTGAACAGTGAACTAATTGATTATGATATTTCGTGGTGTGATTTCTTATGAATGAGGTGTTTGTGATTGATTTGAATGAGAAATTGTAAGAATTGAGTGCATTGGAATGATTAGATGtttgttttgatcaagcttgcaaccattagaagaaaaagaacatgTGATTAGAAGTATGACTaaaaatgttagtcagtttatcaaattgattgtgaaggatTGCATTGACCGTATCTCGatgagagtgtgatccttaaattttgagagaaatgactatcattaagtattgatttttgcatgaatctctgaagtatggactgaatgcatgaaattgaggatgatgaaggccatgtttgattgtgatagccacttagccaaaaagctgaccatgtgcttgaatgatttatcccttgcacccagttttgagctgaatgattgattgattgaaccttgagcctatACAATTTTATCTCttgctaccttgtcttaggttgtaggagagcatcatccacagaaaagcttggttcaagaaaaatttgtcccaaatttgggggagttataTGTTAAAGCAAATttttccaaatttgggggagacattgggtaaagaaataaaatggtcAAAATAGAGCAGCATATACACACTGTTTtcgttataaaaaaaactgtaagcaTAAATAAAAGTGTTTAAGTGTGTGTGCTGCAAATCAATGAAATGAAGCTAAGTGCCTAAAAAGAGGCAAGTATTGGGGTGGGAATGAATGAGAAGTAAAGGTTTATCTATGCATGAATGTTCTCCTAGAATTTAAGCTTTTGAAttctagaaaaaccatgatttgttggtagcccaacctcattacaagcctagaaagtccttcagatttagtttttgtgtttatttctgtatggtatgagatgaaatgcaaagattatgacttgtgttagttgtttatgatggaatgagcctaaacacttgagcttgagtgaaatAATGACTGTGAGGCTTtagttgatgatccttccttgctATTTGTCattcttactagcttattt
This region of Glycine max cultivar Williams 82 chromosome 7, Glycine_max_v4.0, whole genome shotgun sequence genomic DNA includes:
- the LOC102659600 gene encoding uncharacterized protein; translated protein: MEYKAYWALKFLNFDEAASREQRRLQLLELEEMRLTAYESSKLYKERIKKYHDKKLLKKDFQPGQQVLLFNSKLKLFPGKLKSKWSGPFTIKKVRPYGAMEQWSFVILNLKTLTRHG